Proteins from a single region of Lates calcarifer isolate ASB-BC8 unplaced genomic scaffold, TLL_Latcal_v3 _unitig_1337_quiver_2056, whole genome shotgun sequence:
- the LOC108888387 gene encoding uncharacterized protein LOC108888387 encodes METLQTSLVCGKFWIYVAVIAIFILLGSNFECTCKPQAFNCNLYLVLPVFITSVFLLWTDKSFQRVCRHLCSSGGRDWPHTCSFLGSALRHIIKAAFIGLLWMVCVFINGDWYVCCMNDQSEQQAQLACKSAGSITDEDRANITELKNRSWVIGSFLLFCIICVPALWSSCGWRKRSRCERKRLFYKLILKEEKNVLREILRKHAKEKLTKGMENRIRHERWEECFDVAEELIQASTEPTVSEPE; translated from the exons ATGGAGACGCTACAGACGAGTCTGGTCTGTGGAAAGTTCTGGATCTACGTCGCAGTCATTGCGATTTTTATCTTGCTTGGCAGCAACTTTGAATGCACTTGCAAACCACAAGCCTTTAACTGTAACTTGTACCTGGTTCTGCCAGTTTTTATAACGTCTGTGTTCCTCCTGTGGACAGACAAGTCATTTCAGAGAGTCTGTAGACACCTGTGTTCATCTGGAGGCAGAGACTGGCCTCACACCTGCAGTTTTCTGGGCTCTGCCCTCCGTCACATTATCAAGGCAGCTTTCATTGGTCTGCTGTGgatggtgtgtgttttcatcaatGGAGACTGGTATGTTTGCTGTATGAACGATCAGTCTGAACAACAGGCTCAGTTAGCCTGTAAATCTGCAGGGAGCATCACTGACGAGGACAGAGCTAAcatcactgaactgaaaaacagGTCATGG GTTATCGGCTCCTTTCTGCTCTTCTGTATCATTTGTGTGCCGGCCCTCTGGTCGTCATGTGGATGGAGGAAACGTTCAAGATGTGAAAGGAAAAGGTTATTTTACAAACTGATtttgaaagaggagaagaaCGTGCTGAGAGAGATATTGAGGAAACATGCGAAGGAAAAGCTGACAAAGGGAATGGAGAACAGAATCCGTCATGAACGATGGGAGGAGTGTTTTGATGTTGCTGAAGAACTGATTCAAGCGTCTACTGAACCGACTGTTTCTGAACCTGAGTGA